In Humulus lupulus chromosome 6, drHumLupu1.1, whole genome shotgun sequence, a single genomic region encodes these proteins:
- the LOC133785834 gene encoding uncharacterized protein LOC133785834, with the protein MKVPKTITYNSLVDQLYTLIGANKSRIDLDLNVIYHFGSKGIPPSLISKDDDVAFFLDEIGTYINHRTPLCVSTIEKRSYNPLVTKTRELYTIPPVETKVNDDFCIDGNEDNCDDDNNDADGNQDNCDDDNNDALSSDDNGNIDRPTCNGVLVKHNLQQSTSNEVLKSHDSSNNIGRKVRQVGEDNLWSTPLLLNQGEKGSTSASTAQLLTSSSSINSWEIKEGQIFENNQELKMKLHLYALKKNFEFKVKKSAKNIWCTVCVDDKCKWRLRATKLVNSNMFEVRKFFGEHTCSLDVRHKDHRQASPWLIGHVIRRKFEGDNVNYKPRSVVKDMSLSYGVHISYAKAWRCREHALAYIRGTPESSFQKLPSFLYMMEQKNPGTVTHFQMDNEGRFKYCFMALGVSIMGFKTYIRPVIWVDGTFLTTRCGGTLLCAMGQDANKQIYPIAFSVVDSENNDSWLYFLLRLKEAIGEVENLVFVSDRHTSIASALTKNFPEAHHGACINHLSMNIRAKFKTDHCHEEFFLAAKAYRKREFLRHFEKIKFKDLAIAQYLENQVGFEKWARSFFPGHRYNLMTTGIAESWNNVIAEAHGWPITCLMEFMRHTLQKWFLERRTAASAATGPLATEVEADLRKLADKSTTSFPFPSSLPCEHALAGARDRGISPYSLCSRFYTVEVWLSSYGGSVYTLGNEESWVIPNDIGSMMIAPPLVKQKAGRPKKKRRLSKGEKNSKQHRCSRCGVLGHNRVSCTTIGSVIRLFVLKFVVSDTPNSYMHVKY; encoded by the exons ATGAAGGTGCCAAAGACTATCACTTACAATAGTCTTGTTGATCAATTGTATACTTTAATCGGAGCTAACAAGTCTCGTATTGATCTTGACTTAAATGTAATCTATCATTTTGGAAGTAAAGGTATCCCTCCATCTTTGATTAGTAAGGATGATGATGTTGCTTTTTTTCTTGATGAGATAGGAACATATATCAATCATCGGACACCCCTATGTGTGTCTACTATAGAGAAGAGAAGTTATAATCCTTTGGTTACTAAAACACGTGAGTTGTATACTATTCCTCCAGTTGAAACCAAAGTGAATGATGATTTTTGCATTGATGGCAATGAAGACAAttgtgatgatgataataatgatgcagATGGCAATCAAGACAAttgtgatgatgataataatgatgcatTAAGCTCAGATGATAATGGAAATATTGATAGGCCTACCTGCAATGGTGTACTTGTGAAGCATAATTTACAACAGTCAACCTCCAATGAAGTATTGAAGAGCCATGATTCCTCAAATAATATAGGTCGTAAAGTAAGACAGGTTGGTGAAGATAATCTATGGAGTACTCCACTTTTGTTGAATCAAGGGGAAAAAGGCTCTACTTCAGCCTCAACAGCTCAATTACTGACATCTTCTTCGAGTATCAATTCGTGGGAAATAAAAGAGGGTCAAATATTTGAGAACAATCAAGAGTTGAAGATGAAACTCCATCTTTATGCATTAAAGAAAAACTTTGAGTTTAAAGTAAAGAAGTCTGCGAAAAATATATGGTGTACAGTATGTGTTGATGATAAATGCAAATGGAGGTTGAGGGCTACAAAATTGGTTAATTCCAATATGTTCGAGGTTCGTAAATTTTTCGGTGAACACACATGTTCATTGGATGTTCGACATAAAGATCACCGTCAGGCATCCCCATGGCTTATTGGACATGTCATAAGGAGAAAATTTGAGGGTGATAATGTTAATTACAAGCCAAGGTCAGTTGTAAAAGATATGAGTTTATCATATGGAGTTCATATAAGCTATGCTAAAGCTTGGAGGTGTCGAGAGCATGCATTGGCTTACATAAGAGGTACACCAGAATCATCATTTCAGAAACTTCCCTCATTTCTATACATGATGGAGCAAAAAAATCCTGGAACTGTTACTCATTTTCAGATGGACAATGAAGGTAGGTTCAAATATTGCTTCATGGCCTTAGGTGTTTCTATAATGGGGTTTAAAACATATATTCGCCCAGTTATATGGGTAGATGGAACCTTCTTGACTACTCGGTGTGGAGGTACTTTGTTATGTGCCATGGGACAAGATGCTAACAAGCAAATATATCCAATTGCATTTTCAGTAGTTGACTCAGAGAATAATGACTCATGGTTGTATTTTCTACTGAGGTTGAAGGAAGCGATTGGTGAAGTGGAGAATCTAGTATTCGTGTCTGATAGACATACTAGTATAGCAAGTGCCTTGACTAAAAATTTTCCTGAGGCACACCACGGTGCTTGTATAAATCATCTTAGCATGAATATCCGTGCGAAGTTCAAAACTGACCATTGCCATGAAGAATTCTTCCTTGCAGCGAAAGCTTATAGAAAGCGAGAGTTTTTACGCCATTTTGAGAAGATTAAATTCAAAGATCTTGCAATTGCTCAATACTTAGAGAATCAAGTGGGTTTTGAAAAGTGGGCTCGTTCTTTCTTTCCTGGTCATCGATATAATTTAATGACTACAGGTATTGCCGAAAGCTGGAACAATGTCATTGCTGAGGCACatgggtggccaattacttgtcTCATGGAATTTATGAGGCACACTTTACAAAAATGGTTTCTTGAGCGTCGAACTGCAGCATCAGCGGCTACAGGTCCTCTTGCCACAGAAGTGGAAGCTGATTTGCGAAAGTTAGCAGACAAGTCCACTACCTCGTTCCCTTTTCCGTCTA GTCTTCCTTGTGAACACGCTCTAGCTGGTGCTCGAGATCGTGGCATTAGTCCATATAGTTTATGCTCCAGATTCTACACAGTTGAAGTGTGGTTGTCATCCTATGGTGGATCTGTATATACGCTGGGTAATGAAGAATCTTGGGTGATACCAAATGACATAGGAAGTATGATGATAGCTCCTCCTTTAGTGAAGCAGAAGGCtggtcgtccaaagaagaaacGACGTTTATCAAAGGGTGAGAAGAATAGCAAACAACATAGATGTAGTAGATGTGGTGTCCTGGGCCACAATCGTGTGTCTTGCACCACT attGGTTCAGTAATACGACTTTTTGTGTTAAAGTTTGTTGTTTCAGACACACCTAATTCATACATGCAc GTAAAGTATTAG